The DNA region GATGACGCGTGGTATCCCGATGACACGTGGGTTTGTTGCTGATAAAAAGTCTCATAGCGAAATTTCATATCAAGAGTTTATCCAACCACGTGACCATGAAGCGATCATGGCCGCCTATCGTTGGTGGCAAGATCATCAGATGTTTGCGCTTGATCTTGTAGAATCACTTATCCCGTATTGGCAAAGACTTTTGCGTTTGCCTTTTGAACCACAAGAACGTTTAGCAATAATGCTTGCCATTCGTGCAACGTATCGAGAGTCACTAGAGAAGAGTGGAGTGTTTGTTTTGACGAAGTAGAGCGTGCTCATTCTATTGAATTGGATGTCTACGAAAAAGCCAAAGCAAAAGCGACCAAAAGGCCGCTCAAGCAATTGCGCACGGTTGAAAAAATAATAAGCGCAGGGGAGGGTAAAGCATCAGAGTTTTCTTAATTCACCATTTTTGAGTGGTGGAAGCTCTTGGTGAAGATGAGCAGGTTTTTGGAGGATACCGGCTTGCAAGATATGAAGTGGGTCACCGTGAGAGACGAGTATGAAAAAGTACGGCCTTGGTAGCGTTTTTCGAGTTCATCATGGATGAGCGACATAACACGGTGTAATACCATGGTGGCACTTTCTATGCCGTGATCAGGGTGAGCCGAGCCCGCTTTATCAGCGTCCCATACTTCTTGATAGGATTGTATTGGTTGATCGTTAAGCTCTCCAAAATCACGTTCGCGTAAGCGATCGTCAAATTGTATCGGATTAATTGCCTTGATTTGTTCTCTTTGACGATCTGAGCTGTTTCTAACAACGTGTATATGGCGAAGAAAGGATAAGGGTAGAGCGATCAAGAAGATTAGCTATTTGAGCCTCGACAATAGAAGCGAGTACCTGTTCTTTGCCTAAAGAAGTTAGTCCCAGAGATTCGTGTTGACCTTGCTCAAGATCACTTTGAATGAGTCCAGCGCGATTCGAAACGCTTTCACCGTGACGTAGAGCGAAGTAGGTATTGTGGAAACGGGTGTTCATTGCCGAAGGATAGCATAAGAAAAATCCCTCGCGTATGCGAGGGATTTTACGTGGCTCAGGACTTGGATTCGAACCAAGATAAACGGCTTCAAAGGCCGGTGTCCAAGTGCCTACTCATAAAAAAAACTTATAGTATTCAAGAGTTGTTTTCAATTTTGACGACAGGGTGTGGTGCCGTTAGACTAGCGTAGATGATGTCATATCAAATACTATGAATAATCTAAAATCCCTCTTAGAAGAGACTCTAATGCTCGAGCCTTCTTATCTTGATCATGAATCCAAGGAGTTAAACTATATAAAGATAAAAGATTCTGCTGATAAGATTGATGAGAAACTTATCTCTCTCCTTGCTGATAACAAAGATTTGAAAAACAAATTCTTTACGAAAATCAAAGATGTTTATGTTTTCAATATTCAAGATTTTAAATTCTTTTTAGATGAAAGTAAGGTTGATAACTCATATACGCAGTACGCAAACAAAATTGGACTTGCTGACAAGAGTGGACTGTTGGAAAATGTAAGTGATGTTGTATTAGATTTTCCTTTCAAGGATTGTGTCTTGGAAGGAGGACAAAGCACTGAAGAAGGTACGGATACTTATTTTGAACGCTCTGAGAAAACTGGAAAATACGAAGAAAAAAACGGAAAAAGAAATGAAATATTTTTCAATCAAGTACTTGCTCACGATGAAATAGACAGACTTTTTGATAAAAAGCTCTTGTAAACTGGAAACGATTTACCAAAGACAGCAAGAAAGACGGCGAAGCAGTAAAGGAAATAAAGCGAGATAAAACAGGTTTAATACAAGAGAATCTGATTATTAAAGGTAACAATCTACTTGCCTACATAGTTTAAAATCTGAATTTGCTGGAAAGATAAAACTTATCTACATTGACCCTCCGTATAATCCTCCAAGTAGCAATAATACTTTTTACATACAACAACAATTTCAATCACTCTACTTGGCTTACTTTTATGAAAAAAAAATAGAATAGAAGTAGCTCAGGATTTAAACAAATGACGGAGCTATGATTATTGCTATTGATGAAAACGAGCAAGCATATCTAGGAGTATTAATTGATGAATGTTTAAAGGATATGAAAATCATTGTGTAACAATTGTTCATAATCCAAGAGGTGTACAAAGGTACTAATTTCTCATATACGAGTGAATACGCCTTATGCTTCTTCATTTTCCTAAAGGAACAAAAACTATTAAAAATCGTAAGATAGGATGAAGATATTTCTTTTTCTAACTTAAGAAATTGGGGTGGAGAATCTGAGAGGCATACTGCTAAAAAATTATTTTTTATTCAATCTTAGTAGATAAGTGCACAAAACAAGTTATTGATTTGGAGATGTTTGTAATGACAAGTTTCATCCAAAAAATAAATGTACATAACGGAGATTTTGTTGAAGTATATCCAGTAGACAAAGAAGGAGTAGAAAGAAAATGGCGATACGCAAGACAAAGCGTTGAAGAAATTAAAGATTTACTTGCTGTTACAGAAAAAAAGACGGTGTTTATGATATTCAAATTGGAAAAGATTTTGGACAATATAAAAACAGTTTGGATTGATAAGCGATATGACGCAAATGAATATGGTACAAAGCTTGTAAAAAGATTTAGTACCTGAATCAAATTTCAGTTTCCTAAGTCTCTATGGAATGTTTATGACGCAATTTATGCGGTTGTCCAAGATGATAAAGAAGCTATAGTTTTAGACTATCACGCTGGCTCAGGTACAACAGGACACGCAGTTTTAAATCTTAACGAAGAGGACAAAGGAAATAGAAAATTCATTTTGATTGAGCAAATGGATTATATCCAAACAGTCACAGCTCCTAGAATTAAAGAAGTACTAAAAAGAAGTAAATCAAAGGATGACTTTATCTACTTTGAGCTTGCAAAATGGAATGAAAAAGCAAAAAAGAAGAAATTCAAAACGCAAAAGATTTACCTGCTCTTGTAAAACTCTTTGATACTTTATATGAAAAATATTTCCTTAATTACAATGTCAAAATCAAAGACTTCAAAAGAAAAATAATTAAGGAAGAAGAATTTAAAAAACTTACTCTTGCACAGCAAAAGAAGATGTTTTTGACTATGCTTGATTTGAATCAGATGTATGTAAATGAAAGTGAAATGACTGACAAGAAATATGGAATAAGTACGGAAGACCAGAAATTAACAAAAGCTTTTTATAGCAAAAAAATAGTATGGCAGAACCAAAGAAACTATATGAAGAAATTGGAGAAAAGGCATATAAATTAAGGATTCCTTTTCCTGAAATTCCTGAATATATATCAGGAAATTTAAAGTATCCATTTTTGATTGGCAAAAGAATGCTTTTGAAAACCTTCTTACTTATGAAGCTATAAAAGAAATAGAAAATCCTAACGAACCTACTCACTTGATGTTCAATATGGCAACAGGTACAGGTAAGACACTCGTAATGGCTAGCTGTATTTTGCATTATTACAAGAAAGGCTACAGAAAGTTTATCTTCTTTGTAAATCAAAAAAACATTATCTACAAGACTGAAAATAACTTTATTGATAGTAATCATAATAAGTATCTCTTTGCAGATAAAATTGTAATAAATGATGAAACTATTAATATCAAGAAGGTTGAAACTTTTTCAAAGAGTAATGAAGGAATTGAAATAAAACTTACTACAATTCAACAGCTTTATAACGATATTCATATTCAAAAAGAAAATCAGGTATTGCTAGACGACTTGACAAAGAAAGATATTGTAATGCTCGCTGACGAAGCTCATCACTTGAATACAGACACAAAGAAGCTTCAAGGAGAATTAGATTTACATATAGAGCTTAATGACAAGCAAGTGAAGTAGAAATTGAAAAGAAAGGTTGGGAGCATACAGTTATTGAGTTACTTCTGAACAAGAATGGCAAAAAAAAGAAGAAAATAAAATGTACTTCTAGAATTTACTGCTACTATTCCTGAAATTCAAAAAGTAGTAGATAAATATGCTGATAAAACTATTTATAAATTTGGATTAAAAGAGTTTTTATCTGCTGGATATACCTAAAGAAATTAACCTGCTCTCTTCTACTCTAGAGAAAAGAGAGCGTATACTACAAGCTCTACTCTTTAGCTGGTATAGACACAAAATCGCTCTTAAAAATGACTTATCAAACTGGAAACCGGTAATTCTTTTTAGAAGTAAAACTATTGAAGAATCAAAGACTGACTTTGAAGAGTTTTTGGTTATGGTAAAAAATCTTAAAGTAGCTGATTTTGATTTTCTAAAAAATATTGAGGATAGATTTACTCAAGGCGAAGACGCATATGAACAAGGTAAATCAAGGGTTTTGGATTTAATAAAGTTTATTAAAAATGAAGGAGTAAATAAGTCTGAAATAGTTACCTTCTTGAAAGATAACTTTGCAGAGCGAAACTGTATTATTACAAACTCTAAAACAAACAAGGCAAAAACAAAGGAAAATATTGATGAAGATACAGACAAGCTTCTAAACAATCTTGAGGATAAAGATAATCAAATACGAGCAATCTTTACGGTTAATAGACTGACTGAGGGTTGGGATGTTTTGAATCTTTTTGACATTGTACGGCTCTATTCAGGACGAGATGAAAGAGAAGATAGTAAAGGAAATAGAAAAGCAGGAAAGGCTACTGTTTCTGAGATTCAGTTGATTGGACGAGGTGTACGATATTATCCATTTCAATATAAAGACAAAATAAAGAACAAAAGAAAGTTTGATAATCTGCTAAATAATGAAATGCGAGTACTTGAAGAGCTTTACTATCATAGTGATTCCGACCATAGATACATTGATGAGCTAAAGCGAGAATTGAAGAAAAAAGGTTTGATTGATGACGGAAGAATTGAAAAGAAATTCAATATTAAACGAGATTTTGCAGAAAGTCCGTTCTTTAAGAATGTAAAAATTTGGAAGAATGAGCAGATTGAAAATCCTGAAAGAAAGCAAAAGACTGTAGATTATTTGAAAGACAATCTAGAGCTTAAATTTGATTTAGAAAGTCTTGGAATCAGAGAGCAGGAAATTGATTTTGATAAAGAAGATTCTGATACAGAAAGATTAAACATTAATGATGTAAATAAAATAACTATTACTAAGGCAATCAAGGAATTTGAAAAACATATCTTTGATAAAGCGGTAAATATAAAATCAAAGAAGCAAAGCTCTCTTTTGAGATTTGAATCTTTGCAACAAGAAATTGATATTGAATCAATGGAAGATTTTAGAACAAAGTTAATCGGAGACCTTAAAATTAAATTAGTAACGGTAAAATCTAGCTTTGATGAAATTACAAACAAAGAAAAACTGGAAATACTCCTGAAAGCTTTGGATATGATATTTGCAGAGCTTAAACAACATATTAATCTGCATAAAGGTACAGAATTTGAAGCATACAGTTTGGCTCACTTCTTTAGTGAGGAGGTGCGTAAAAATGTTAAAAGAGATGAACACAGCCAAAGACTGGAAGATGAATTGAAATATGAAGATTGGTATGTAGTAGACCAGTTTTATGGCACGAGCGAAGAAAAAGGATTGATTGAATTTATTAAAGATACAATTATCAATTTACAAAACAAATACAGAGAAGTGTATCTTTTAAGAAACGAAGAACAGTATAAAATCTTTGACTTTAATACAGGACAAGGTTTTCAGCCTGACTTTATTCTATTCCTAAAAGATAAAACAAACTTACATTATCAAGTTTTTGTTGAACCTAAAGGAGATAACCTACTACAAAAAAGATGAATGGAAAAATCTATTCTTAAAAGAAATTACAGAAAAGTACTCTGAGAAGAATGTGCTTAAGATTGAAAATAAAAAATATAGCTTGATTGGACTACCTTTGTTTAATAAAAACAATAATAATGAATTTAATGTTGGTTATGACAAGCTCATCAAATAACTGATCTTTTTCCAAAGCTACAACCCCTTCAACACCTTATAAATCTTCACCATCGCTAACGTATCTAACTTACAGTAAGCTAGTAGATCTTGTTTAATTTTCTCCTTTTCAGCCGGAGTCGTATCTTTTGCGATCATTTTTTCCCAACGCTCGCTCGCTTGATCGCCTTTTGAAATATTCATTTCGGCATAAGAAAGTTCAGGTACAATAACCGGCAAGACTTTTTTGATGCTAGCAGAGCCCTTGAAGGCAGGATCAACGTAATAACCCTTGCTAAAGATTTCCATCAAATCAAACATCTTGTTATTTATCTCTCTAAAAAAATCTTCGTATTCAGGGTGGAGTTCTGCGAGTTTTTGATTGCGTTGGGATTCGTAGCTTTTATACCAAGAGATTACCGTACCTTTTGGATCTAGGTCTTGTTTCATTTGCTCGATAAAGGGCTTTGTGAGGTCTTTGGCTGGTTCGGTGATGATAAACTCTTTATGGGTCAATTCGCCGTCTGCAGTGAGAATATGGAGCGAGTATTGAAAAGGGATTTGTTCATAAGCGCCAAATCCATCAAAACGTGGGATAGCGCCGGAGTAGCCTTCATAATCAAAAACTGTAGAGGAAAGGTAAGTGTTTCAAGCTCCTCTCGGATCTTTAAGCGATCGATAATAGCGGAGCCTTTTGATAGGCTTGGTATTGTGCGAGCTTTGCTCCTGTAAGCGCCTCTGGATTATCGATTTGGTCTAAGGAGTAGATCCCTCGGTCAATCCAATCATAAAAAAGTTTTTTGCTACCACCAATGCGATTGATATTGTGAACAGAATATTCTGGCACGTCAGGGTTAGAATAGCGAAACGTCGTACATTGGTCATTTGCGCCACGATAGAGGCATTCACAGCCTTTTTTTCTTCTTCCATTGAAAGATAGGTTTTAATGTCTTGCATTTGTTGCTGTACGGATGCTTGAGCCTCAACGACCTCTTCTGTGAGATCGGCAAAGACAAAGAGCTCGTCTACATTGAGCTCACCGTGTTTACGATATTCACCATTAAGATGAATAACGCTCGCTTTTACGACAGGGAGTCCGCACTTTTCGATAATGGATTTTTGAAAGGCGAGATCGTTCACATAGTGATAGGGGACTTTGCGCTTTACATCATTTGACGCTTTGACTTCGTAGAGCTCCCAGCCATTTAATACTTGATTGTAACGCAAAATATCTGCACGTAGATAAAAAACATCATCTTGAAAGGTGGCTTGAAAAAGTGTCTCTGTTTTCTTGTCTAATGCTATTTGTGTATCAGAAATAGCATTTTGACCTGTCGATTCTATTAAGACGCCGTCAGGAAAGAGGATACGCGCGGCTTCATCAGCGAGGTTTCCTTCGTCAATAATCTTCTGTTCAAATTCAGATATTTCTACACCATCAAAAAGTTCTGGCTTATGCTTTTTGAGCCAAAGGTTCTTTTTGCAATAGGTATATTCTAGATAGTCTGTTTTAGTGATTTGCATAAATAATTTTCGGTTCTTTTTATGCTAGCTATTTTCTACAGTCTTAGCTTTACTTTTAACAGTCATAAATATCAATGTTAAATAAATCGTAGGCAAAACGATATCACCAATAAGCGGAGCTCCAATATTTAGCGGTGAATAGTTTTTGTGAACGATTGCCTCTACGAGATGTACATAGCCAGCGCCGTATAAAAAGATCGATTTTGTGATCACGGTCGCTGCAATCATTTGCTTCTTGAGCCAAATAGCTAGAAGGCCTGCGATACCAGAGCCCAATGTATAAAAAGCCAGCTCCGTTTGAAACGGGCTACCCGTAGCCCAGCCGATTTGTTGAGCGACAGAATCCGCTAAGACGGTATGTCCAATAAAGCTCCACAGACCTCCAAAACCGATAGCAATGACGGTAAAGTACCAAAGATAGGTAAGCGCACGATCTTCTTTTGATTTGATCTGTTTTACTTGGATATGACGTAGTGCGCTTAGTGGGATGAGTACGAGCGTATACGCAAGCGTGCCGATATACGGTATTAACGAACACAACCAGTAGATAAAAAAGGTAAAGGGGATGACATGAAATATAAGAGATTTCCATTGATGGAATACAGGTTGGTTCTCAATGCGTCTCAAAAATGGCCCGAAGGGTACGAGAATATCGATGGGATAAAGCTTCATAAAATTAGTATAGCAGCAATACATGGCCCCGCCACGTGAGCCAAAAGCAAAAAGCCCCGCTTTTCGCTGAGGCTTTTACGTGGCTCCGGGACTTGGATTCGAACCAAGATAAACGGCTTCAAAGGCCGGTGTCCTACCATTAGACGATCCCGGAAGAGGGGAGTTTGTGGGCAAAGGATAAGGATTTTTCGCGTAATTGTCAAAGTGGATGACCTATCGTTGGTTTGCCTTATAAACATTGACAAAAAGTATAATGAAATGTATACCGCTTAGGTACCTTTTCGGGAGAGAAAGACATGGGACGTACAGCCAAAGCGGATATTGAGGCCAAAGAAGGGCAAGACCCTGACGAGTCAAGAAGAGCGAAAACCTTTGCTCGATTGCGAAACGTGTTAGAAATCCTCGCCAAAGGAAATCCATCAGAAGAGCTCCTAGATCTTTTGGATGGTTTCTTGGACGAGTTTACGGCCACGTATGACAAAGTACGCATGTCTTCTGCTGAGCGTAGCTGGGATTTGTTCCATCTTCAACAGCCAAGATACTTGAGAAAGACGGTGCACGAGCTGGGTTTGTCAAAGCGCTTTCTAGACGGTGTTGTTCATCGTGAATTTCAGCAGTGTCACTTTGACTGTAAGCTCAATAGCAATATCGCTAATGATTGGCGTAGGCATGTCTTGGCTGGAGACCTCATGATACTGAACCCCGGTAAAATCCTGAGGCTAAATAGCAGTATGCGATCTACTCTGAGAGATACAGAGAGAGTCTTGTCTGAGCATGGGATTACCCTCGCCGGCACATATCCCGAAGGCTGGATCCCTATACAAGAACGATTGAAATTTTGATGAATCATCAACATTGGTATGAGCCCGCTGATCTGGCGGGCTTTTCTATTGGGATAAATTTATGTATAGTACCTTGCATAACATAGTAACTTGTGTTACCCTTGCAAATGTATAAAACGTATGACTACAAAACCCCCAATTGATGTCGCAAATACGAAAGCTCAGATGCGTAAAGGTATTCTTGAGTTTTGTATCCTTTTGGTTATTTCAGAAGGAGAAGCGTATGCCAGCGACATTTTAAAAGAGCTGCAAGCAGCTGATCTCATCGTGGTTGAAGGAACTCTTTATCCGCTTTTGAGTCGATTAAAAAATGCCGGTCTTCTCATGTATGACTGGTCGGAGTCAAAAAACGGTCCTCCTCGTAAGTATTATTCGCTTACGCCTCAGGGTCGCAAGTTCTTAGATCAGCTCTCAGAAACATGGACTGCCTTAGATCGTTCTATTAATACCTTAATGAAAAAATTTAATTAACGTTATATGAAAAAAACCCTTTCTATCACCATTGGTGGTCTCGTCTACAATATCGAAGAAGACGCTTTTTTGTCACTCGATGCTTATCTCGAAAAATTACGTTCACATTTTAGCAGCGACGAAAATGTTGATGAGTTAATTGCTGATATCGAAGCAAGTATCTCAGAAAAATTTGCTGAAAAATTAGAGAAGCGTACGGTTATTCGTTTGCAAGATGTTGAAGAAGTGATTGCTGTCATGGGCAAAGCAGAAGAGATTGACGAAGAGGCAACAACAGAATCGCAAAAACAAGGTGAGCAAAACGAACAAAAGTCAGAAGAATCTACAGAAAAGCGACTCTATCGTGATGTAGACGACATGGTCATCGCTGGCGTTTGTTCAGGTATTGCTGCCTATTACGGTGTTGATGTTGTTTTTGTACGAATCGCATTTATCATTTTAGCGTTTGTTAATGGTATCGGTATTTTGCTCTACCTTATTCTTTGGTTGGCGATGGCAAAGGCTATTACGCCTTCTCAAAAATTGTCTATGCGAGGCCGTCCTGTAAATGTAAATGAGTTGCAAGATGCAATTAAAGAAAAAGCAAAAACAATGACCAACGAAGGCAAAGAGGCGGTAGAACGAATCAAATCTAATGATTCATTATGGAAGAAAATCGCTGCGGTACCAGTTGCTATTATTGAACTCGTTGCGAAAGCAGGCAATGCATTGTTTCGTCTTATCGTTCCTTTTGTCGCAACCATTATTGGTATTGTTTTCACCCTTAGTTCGTTTGCGGCACTTGTAGGGATCACTATTATTGCGGGTGTATTGCTCTTTAATATTCAGTCTCCACAGATTATTTCAGACTTGCCATTACAAGAGTTAGCGGGTAATCCAGCGTATTATGTAGGTGTTGTTGCAGGATATTTTTCCACCTTTATCCCTGTATTGGTGGGGATCGTGGCAGGAATTTCGTTATTGTTACGACGAAATCTATTTAGCATCCTTTTAGGAACCGTTTTTGCTGGAATCTGGATCGTAGCTGTAACAACGTGGGTGATTTGTGGTGTGCAACTATCACCGTGGTTGAATGATCGTATCCAGGCAGCGCAAGATATGCCACAGGTAACAAAGAACCTTGAGCTAAAAGATTTTGATCGTGTCTACGCTGGATCATACGGAACATTTGTTATTAAAGAAGGTCCGGTTTTTTCTGTACAACTCAAAGGTACTCAAGCGGCAATTGATAATGCAGAAGCTACTACGGTTGATGGCGTTTTGTTTATCGCACAAACGCCGGTTAAACAACGAGGGATTTGTCTCTTTTGTCACAATCAACGTGTAACGGGAGAGATCACGATGCCAGTACTCAAGCAGTACAAAGGGTCGGGGATTGCGCGTGCAGATGTCGAAGGCTTCAAAGGTGATCTAGAATTACTCCTTACAGACGCAGCTAGATTTGATGGCGCTCGTCTCGATCTTGCAAAAATAACGTTACGACTCGAGGATGCTTCGCGAGCAAGTTTAGAAGGTAAGGCACTTGTACTTGACGCTGAGCTTACTGACGCGGCACGTCTTCAAGCAGATCAGTTAAGGGTGGATGTCATTACAATTAATACAAAGGACGCTGCACGTGCAGAG from Candidatus Nomurabacteria bacterium includes:
- a CDS encoding PadR family transcriptional regulator — encoded protein: MDVANTKAQMRKGILEFCILLVISEGEAYASDILKELQAADLIVVEGTLYPLLSRLKNAGLLMYDWSESKNGPPRKYYSLTPQGRKFLDQLSETWTALDRSINTLMKKFN
- a CDS encoding histidine phosphatase family protein, yielding MIALPLSFLRHIHVVRNSSDRQREQIKAINPIQFDDRLRERDFGELNDQPIQSYQEVWDADKAGSAHPDHGIESATMVLHRVMSLIHDELEKRYQGRTFSYSSLTVTHFISCKPVSSKNLLIFTKSFHHSKMVN
- a CDS encoding DUF2779 domain-containing protein, which gives rise to MPRFDGFGAYEQIPFQYSLHILTADGELTHKEFIITEPAKDLTKPFIEQMKQDLDPKGTVISWYKSYESQRNQKLAELHPEYEDFFREINNKMFDLMEIFSKGYYVDPAFKGSASIKKVLPVIVPELSYAEMNISKGDQASERWEKMIAKDTTPAEKEKIKQDLLAYCKLDTLAMVKIYKVLKGL
- a CDS encoding PspC domain-containing protein, which codes for MKKTLSITIGGLVYNIEEDAFLSLDAYLEKLRSHFSSDENVDELIADIEASISEKFAEKLEKRTVIRLQDVEEVIAVMGKAEEIDEEATTESQKQGEQNEQKSEESTEKRLYRDVDDMVIAGVCSGIAAYYGVDVVFVRIAFIILAFVNGIGILLYLILWLAMAKAITPSQKLSMRGRPVNVNELQDAIKEKAKTMTNEGKEAVERIKSNDSLWKKIAAVPVAIIELVAKAGNALFRLIVPFVATIIGIVFTLSSFAALVGITIIAGVLLFNIQSPQIISDLPLQELAGNPAYYVGVVAGYFSTFIPVLVGIVAGISLLLRRNLFSILLGTVFAGIWIVAVTTWVICGVQLSPWLNDRIQAAQDMPQVTKNLELKDFDRVYAGSYGTFVIKEGPVFSVQLKGTQAAIDNAEATTVDGVLFIAQTPVKQRGICLFCHNQRVTGEITMPVLKQYKGSGIARADVEGFKGDLELLLTDAARFDGARLDLAKITLRLEDASRASLEGKALVLDAELTDAARLQADQLRVDVITINTKDAARAELWPLQSIAATSKAASRINLVNNPPTSTLINIGNSQITVPSITDIVDPSVE